In one Nostoc sp. KVJ3 genomic region, the following are encoded:
- a CDS encoding FAD-binding oxidoreductase: MSLTEEILSQLPGDALGGLRQSDRILTSLRENTAPTPQLVKENQQPLGVVDLDVLICGGTLGILIGCALAVKGLRVALMERGILRGREQEWNISRKELDVFVELNLLTEEELKSAIATQYNPARVSFAGGTEVWVEDVLNIGVDPVYLLATLKTRFLAVGGKLLENTPFTEAVIHPDGVMVNNQFKTRLLIDAMGHLSPISQQARQGKKPDALCLVVGSCAQGFAENNSGDLLLSFTSLQNQCQYFWEAFPARDGRTTYLFTYMDAHSQRLSLEALFEEYLRLLPEYQGVELSKLKFQRSLFGFFPTYRQSPLKTPWNRILPAGDSSGSQSPLSFGGFGAMVRHLKRLTSGIYEALETEQLSAQALALLQPYQPSLTVTWLFQRAMSVGINQKIAPDQINQLLSAVFQEMQQLGTPVLKPFLQDIVQFSGLTQTLLKTGLFHPGMVAKIIPQVGLISLLDWMVHYGNLGVYTALFWLSPMLETWIKNQPNEQQYYWHRLIDAWKYGSGGDYSDES; encoded by the coding sequence ATGTCTTTAACTGAAGAAATTCTTTCCCAATTACCAGGTGATGCTTTAGGAGGGTTGCGTCAAAGCGATCGCATTCTCACATCCCTTAGAGAAAATACCGCACCAACACCACAGTTAGTTAAAGAAAATCAACAGCCTTTAGGTGTTGTAGACTTAGATGTGCTAATCTGCGGTGGCACTTTGGGTATTTTAATCGGTTGCGCCTTGGCGGTGAAGGGACTGCGGGTAGCGTTGATGGAAAGGGGGATTTTGCGGGGGAGGGAACAAGAGTGGAATATCTCTCGCAAAGAATTAGATGTGTTTGTGGAATTAAACTTGCTGACTGAGGAAGAATTAAAGAGTGCGATCGCAACTCAATATAACCCGGCGCGAGTTAGTTTTGCTGGCGGTACAGAAGTTTGGGTAGAGGATGTTTTGAATATCGGCGTAGATCCAGTTTATCTTTTGGCTACATTGAAAACTCGATTTCTCGCCGTTGGTGGAAAGTTGTTAGAAAATACACCCTTTACCGAAGCGGTGATTCATCCAGATGGGGTGATGGTAAATAACCAATTCAAAACTCGCTTATTAATCGACGCGATGGGGCATCTTTCACCCATCAGCCAACAAGCACGCCAAGGCAAAAAACCAGATGCACTGTGCTTAGTTGTGGGAAGTTGCGCCCAAGGTTTTGCGGAAAATAACTCAGGGGACTTGTTGTTATCATTTACGTCTTTGCAAAATCAATGTCAATACTTCTGGGAAGCCTTTCCAGCCAGGGATGGCAGAACCACTTACTTATTTACCTACATGGATGCACATTCCCAACGTTTGAGTTTAGAAGCTCTATTTGAAGAATATCTGCGTCTCTTACCAGAATATCAGGGAGTGGAATTGAGTAAGTTAAAATTTCAGCGATCGCTGTTTGGTTTCTTTCCCACCTATCGCCAAAGTCCGCTAAAAACCCCTTGGAATCGCATTCTACCAGCCGGAGATAGCAGTGGTAGTCAGTCTCCTTTGAGTTTTGGTGGTTTTGGGGCAATGGTGCGTCACCTGAAGCGTTTAACTTCTGGCATTTATGAAGCGCTAGAAACAGAACAATTATCTGCACAAGCTTTAGCACTCCTGCAACCATATCAGCCCAGTTTGACTGTTACCTGGTTGTTTCAAAGGGCGATGAGTGTTGGTATAAATCAGAAAATTGCCCCAGATCAAATTAACCAACTCCTCTCGGCAGTATTTCAAGAAATGCAACAGTTGGGTACACCAGTGTTAAAACCATTTCTACAGGATATAGTGCAGTTTTCAGGACTAACGCAAACCTTGTTAAAAACTGGTTTATTTCATCCGGGAATGGTTGCGAAGATCATTCCCCAAGTAGGTTTGATAAGTTTGTTAGATTGGATGGTGCATTACGGAAACTTAGGTGTATATACTGCCTTATTTTGGTTAAGTCCAATGCT